From a single Solenopsis invicta isolate M01_SB chromosome 6, UNIL_Sinv_3.0, whole genome shotgun sequence genomic region:
- the LOC105204034 gene encoding LOW QUALITY PROTEIN: mediator of RNA polymerase II transcription subunit 27 (The sequence of the model RefSeq protein was modified relative to this genomic sequence to represent the inferred CDS: deleted 2 bases in 1 codon) produces MEQLQTALTAIKVLRSNVGQVFDSLGNGLQAEHGEEGKESKYLLELQEQLTTVNANLRDVEQAISSLNAPPGPFNLASTTYLSQETTQERQALYSTLVNSYKWTDKIHEYSNVAQLLLSQNSLKRSYMSASRTKRGRYQTTNHNVPQAQVDSMIATFDRLFNDMTVTVSRPFASNAVLHVTLGHVLKAVIAFKGLMIERVVVKGYGETMDLWTESRHKVFRKVTENAHAAMLHFYSPTLPELAVRSFMTWFHSLINLFSEPCKRCGLYLHSALPPTWRDFRTLEPYHQECKP; encoded by the exons ATGGAGCAACTGCAGACAGCACTGACTGCTATTAAAGTGCTCCGTTCCAATGTTGGACAAGTATTTGATTCTCTAGGAAATGGCCTACAAGCAGAACATGGGGAGGAGGGTAAAGAATCCAAGTATTTGCTTGAGTTACAGGAACAGTTGACCACTGTGAATGCTAACTTGAG GGACGTAGAACAGGCGATAAGTAGTTTAAATGCCCCACCTGGTCCATTTAATTTGGCCAGCACGACTTATCTCAGTCAGGAGACCACACAAGAAAGACAGGCGCTTTATAGTACGCTTGTTAATAGTTACAAATGGACGGATAAGATTCACGAATATAGTAACGTTGCTCAATTGTTGCTCAGTCAAAACTCACTAAAAAGATCTTACATGAGTGCAAGTAGAACGAAGAGGGGAAGATATCAAACTACCAATCATAATGTACCTCAGGC ACAAGTCGATTCCATGATAGCGACGTTCGATAGACTGTTTAATGACATGACAGTGACCGTGTCCCGTCCGTTTGCATCAAATGCGGTGCTACACGTTACCTTGGGACACGTTCTGAAAGCAGTGATAGCGTTTAAGGGATTGATGATAGAACGGGTGGTGGTCAAGGGTTACGGCGAAACGATGGACCTGTGGACAGAGTCTAGGCACAAGGTCTTCCGCAAAGTGACGGAGAACGCGCACGCCGCGATGCTGCACTTCTACTCGCCTACGTTACCCGAATTAGCAGTGCGATCGTTCATG ACATGGTTTCATAGTTTAATCAATTTGTTCAGCGAACCGTGCAAA CGTTGCGGTTTGTACTTGCACAGCGCGCTTCCTCCGACTTGGAGAGACTTCCGAACTTTGGAGCCTTATCATCAGGAGTGCAAACCATAA